From Papilio machaon chromosome 2, ilPapMach1.1, whole genome shotgun sequence, the proteins below share one genomic window:
- the LOC106709279 gene encoding F-box/WD repeat-containing protein 9: MCEVAQTSKYLPATNSNISNDEEVYEAAEPTLLNMPVEIILKICSFLEADVLKYTLSKVCRRFEDILADDHLWKYWVHSKIKGFFPVLPNLKIWEETQIDWEEVCVEMDVGRKKWSNVKDTMKHIVVKDVHYASVDTVLLANKGEICLSGGRDRGMAFWHVKDLKVSDIDDDTIIMRNAKPKHIKHNAHLGWVWDLAADNIENASVVYSASWDNTVKAWDLASGLNCIETFRCGMSALSVVTADNIVMVGLYSKKILTFDIRSGSNPINAYKPHKGPVLALSSYKNMIASVSEDKTLAVWDRVAGKLIKNDIKIPADRAYPVCINWNSPALYIGDSKGSLHLFNPEDHTFVRTHEIWAESSVMEPSNKIVGCYQSQGNIIVCSDRGEIKFLYNCHPPQEYSSVQTSTIDVTQLQYLEGVLVIGTCDSALEFWISNERYDNAL; the protein is encoded by the exons ATGTGTGAAGTGGCACAGACATCAAAATATCTTCCAGCAACAAATTCTAACATAAGCAATGATGAAGAGGTATATGAAGCAGCTGAACCAACTTTATTGAATATGCCAGTAGAG attattttaaaaatttgctcATTCCTGGAAgctgatgttttaaaatacacattgAGTAAAGTATGTCGAAGATTTGAAGATATTTTAGCTGATGATCATCTATGGAAATATTGGGTACATAGTAAAATCAAAGGGTTCTTTCCTGTCCTTCCCAATTTAAAGATATGGGAGGAAACACAAATAGATTGGGAAGAAGTGTGTGTTGAGATGGATGTTGGGAGAAAAAAATGGAGCAATGTTAAAGATAcaatgaaacatattgttgttaaaGATGTGCATTATGCATCAGTTGATACTGTATTATTGGCAAAT AAAGGAGAAATATGTTTGTCAGGTGGTAGAGATCGTGGTATGGCTTTTTGGCATGtgaaagatttaaaagttAGCGACATTGATGACGACACGATTATAATGAGAAACGCTAAACCAAAACACATCAAGCATAATGCGCACCTCGGATGGGTTTGGGATCTTGCAGCAGACAACATTGAAAATGCCTCTGTTGTGTACTCTGCATCCTGGGATAACACAGTCAAAGCCTGGGACTTGGCCAGTGgattaaattgtattgaaaCTTTTAG ATGTGGCATGTCTGCATTGTCCGTGGTGACAGCTGATAATATAGTGATGGTCGGTCTATACTCAAAGAAAATACTTACCTTTGATATAAGATCTGGATCTAATCCTATAAATGCTTACAAACCTCACAAAGGTCCAGTTTTAGCACTTAGttcatataaaaacatgaTAGCGTCAGTCAGTGAAGATAAAACATTAGCCGTTTGGGATAGGGTTGCTGGAAAgttgattaaaaatgatatcAAAATACCAGCAGATAGAGCATACCCTGTTTGTATAAATTGGAATTCACCAGCTTTATATATCGGTGACTCAAAAGGAtcattacatttattcaatCCGGAGGATCATACATTTGTAAGGACACACGAGATTTGGGCTGAATCCTCAGTTATGGAGCcatctaataaaatagttgGGTGCTATCAAAGTCAaggaaatattattgtttgctCAGACAGaggtgaaataaaatttttatacaattgtcATCCACCTCAAGAATACAGCAGTGTACAAACAAGTACCATAGATGTAACACag ttgCAGTATCTTGAAGGTGTGTTGGTAATAGGCACATGTGATTCCGCACTGGAATTCTGGATTTCAAATGAAAGATACGATAATGCGctatga
- the LOC106709266 gene encoding general transcription factor 3C polypeptide 3, translating to MDSVKPGCSKGNMDKMDVEKELTNKFLSGEMSFAEYSSEWYGGDDEEEAEDPNKVSDDESRPSLPQVEKIGQRRRKLTRLSPVLLGLMGEANLRFVRGDKDMAEKMCHEIIKQIPTAPEPYQTLAQIYEHDAEKSLQFSLLAAHLSPSDANEWLRLAAISKERSDVKQEMICYTQAIKAEPFNFEIHMKRLDLLTSLEEIKYPLNTLNVTRVKCYHKIVTCLPATEGEIIMKYAKMAATIYHNNRELERATAVLDAAYKKCSLLFSLEDINIFLELLITQKQYQACIEVFVSNLGIVIEAEIQTVKNSSDEIEEHTNYINCTIPCNLPIDLKSKLLICFIHLGAISLVETLLTDFLTNDVEKAGDLYMDIEEAFSCVGHHELAMKLLEPLIKNTSFDLGAVWLKHAECLYNLGRLDDAVESYYKVLKHAPQHPTARRKLYAILEQKGRIDEALDILQQDYNYVVSAKLLLDHCQELKKHNKILKYLEVGEALLSKTFPRYRHQEELSIACKTKGGIDLIHEFRKMRGENPYHEDDLHFDEEESFKLTPQEEWNFFKELLGIANDHKQYFTMQRLCFGALMSKALTSHRIDIDFYCLQACILSNDHHTAMRFIRDFTHKYPGPSSWNLLNLVIGSVDDTAHIKFLSRLFQKDSHIVRHLFLGNNFLTSGRYLVALKYFLEYHDQCREPLSAFLISVTIMIMAAQRTVDKHHNLILQGLSYLSTYKQLRKCDQEAYYNIGRVYHMLSLNNLAVEYYEKALSCAPIAKCEQHGVIDLTRETAYNLYLLYKDHSPEIARKYMFKYLVI from the coding sequence ATGGATAGTGTTAAACCAGGGTGCTCCAAAGGTAACATGGACAAAATGGATGTTGAAAAAGAATTGACCAATAAATTTCTAAGTGGAGAAATGTCATTTGCTGAATATTCTAGCGAATGGTATGGAGGCGATGATGAAGAGGAAGCAGAAGATCCTAATAAGGTATCAGACGATGAGTCTCGACCCTCATTGCCGCAAGTTGAAAAGATTGGCCAGAGGCGTCGTAAATTGACACGCCTATCTCCTGTTTTGTTAGGTCTAATGGGAGAGGCTAACTTAAGATTCGTGAGGGGGGATAAGGATATGGCTGAAAAAATGTGCCACGAAATTATAAAGCAAATACCAACTGCCCCTGAACCTTATCAAACGTTGGCACAGATCTATGAACATGATGCTgaaaaatctttacaattttcaTTGTTAGCAGCACATTTAAGTCCCTCTGATGCAAATGAATGGCTAAGACTTGCTGCCATATCAAAAGAAAGAAGTGATGTAAAGCAAGAAATGATTTGTTACACACAGGCTATTAAAGCTGAACcttttaactttgaaattCATATGAAAAGACTGGATTTATTAACATCACtggaagaaataaaatatcctCTTAATACTCTTAATGTAACTAGAGTTAAATGTTATCATAAAATAGTAACTTGTTTGCCAGCAACAGAAGGTGAAATCATTATGAAGTATGCTAAAATGGCTGCTACAATTTACCATAATAATAGAGAATTAGAAAGAGCCACTGCTGTTCTAGATGCAGCTTATAAGAAGTgttcattacttttttctttagaagacataaatatatttttagaattattaatcACTCAGAAGCAATATCAAGCATGCATTGAGGTTTTTGTTTCTAATCTTGGTATTGTAATAGAAGCAGAAATTCAGACAGTAAAAAATTCAAGCGATGAAATTGAGGAACATACTAATTACATAAACTGTACAATTCCTTGTAATTTGCCTATTGATTTGAagagtaaattattaatatgttttattcatttagGCGCCATTAGCTTAGTTGAGACACTTTTGACTGACTTCCTCACCAATGATGTGGAAAAAGCTGGCGACTTGTACATGGATATAGAGGAAGCATTTTCCTGTGTAGGGCATCATGAACTAGCTATGAAACTTTTGGAGCCTTTAATAAAGAACACATCTTTTGATTTAGGAGCAGTGTGGCTAAAACATGCTGAATGTCTTTACAACTTAGGAAGGCTGGATGACGCTGTAGAGTcttattataaagtattaaaacatgCTCCTCAACATCCCACTGCCCGTCGAAAGTTGTATGCAATTCTAGAACAAAAAGGTCGCATTGATGAGGCATTGGATATTTTGCAACAAGACTATAATTATGTTGTTAGTGCCAAGTTACTTTTAGATCACTGTCAAGAACTGAAAaagcataataaaattttaaaatacttggAGGTTGGTGAAGCTCTTTTGTCCAAAACATTTCCTAGATATAGACATCAGGAAGAATTGAGTATTGCTTGTAAAACTAAAGGAGGTATAGATTTAATACATGAATTTAGAAAGATGCGAGGTGAGAACCCTTATCATGAAGATGATTTACATTTTGATGAGGAAGAATCATTTAAACTCACACCTCAAGAGGAATGGAATTTCTTCAAAGAACTGTTAGGCATTGCTAATGATCACaagcaatattttacaatgcAAAGGTTATGTTTTGGTGCTCTGATGTCTAAAGCATTGACATCTCATCGCATAGACATTGATTTCTACTGTCTACAAGCTTGTATATTAAGTAATGATCATCACACTGCCATGAGATTTATAAGAGACTTTACACATAAATATCCCGGTCCTTCCTCATGGAACCTCTTAAATCTAGTCATTGGTTCAGTGGATGATACAgcacatattaaatttttatcaagaCTGTTCCAGAAAGATTCACATATAGtaagacatttatttttgggTAACAACTTTTTGACCTCCGGAAGATATTTAgttgcattaaaatatttcttagaGTACCATGATCAGTGCAGAGAACCTTTGTCTGCATTTCTTATTAGTGTAACAATAATGATCATGGCAGCTCAAAGGACTGTGGACAAACATCATAACTTGATATTGCAAGGTCTCTCTTATCTCTCAACCTATAAGCAGTTAAGAAAATGTGATCAAGAAGCCTACTACAATATTGGCAGAGTTTACCACatgttaagtttaaataatttagccGTAGAGTATTATGAAAAAGCATTATCATGTGCACCAATCGCAAAGTGTGAACAACACGGCGTTATAGATTTAACTAGAGAAACAGCCtacaatctttatttattgtacaaagATCATTCACCTGAAATTGCTCGGAAATATATGTTCAAATATcttgtgatataa